The proteins below come from a single Chitinophaga pinensis DSM 2588 genomic window:
- a CDS encoding translation initiation factor has protein sequence MSKKKNNTGGIVYSTNPDFRQEDEEPEAVETLPPAQQQLRVKLDTKQRAGKVVTLVDGFVGADEDLEKLGKELKTKCGTGGSAKDGQILIQGDYKEKVVKWLQDWGYKAK, from the coding sequence ATGTCGAAGAAAAAAAACAATACAGGTGGTATTGTGTATTCCACCAATCCTGATTTCAGACAAGAGGATGAGGAACCGGAAGCCGTGGAGACATTGCCGCCGGCGCAGCAGCAGTTGCGGGTGAAGTTGGATACGAAGCAGCGGGCCGGGAAAGTGGTGACGTTGGTAGATGGCTTCGTTGGGGCTGATGAGGATCTGGAAAAGCTGGGGAAGGAGTTGAAGACGAAGTGCGGGACAGGCGGAAGTGCGAAAGATGGTCAGATCCTGATACAGGGGGATTATAAGGAGAAAGTGGTGAAGTGGTTGCAGGATTGGGGGTATAAAGCCAAGTAG